Sequence from the Platichthys flesus chromosome 2, fPlaFle2.1, whole genome shotgun sequence genome:
ACTTCCAGATAAACTACTCTGTGATGGTCTGTAGTGGCTTTTCTTCATCACACTTCTAGATAATCTACTCTGTGAGGGTCTGTATTTGCTGTTCTTCATCAGACTTCCAGATAAACTATTATGTGAGGGTCTGTAGTGGCTTTTCTTCATCACACTTCTAGATAATCTACTCTGTCAGGTTCTGTATTTGCTGTTCTTCATCAGACTTCCAGATAAACTATTATGTGAGGGTCTGTAGTGGCTGTTCTTCATTACACTTCTAGATAAACTATTATGTGAGGGTCTGTTGTGGCTGTTCCTCATCAAACTTTCAGATAAACTACCATGTGAGGTTCTATAGTGGCTATTCTTCATCACAAGTCCAGATAAACTAACCTGTGAGGGTTTATGGTGCCAGTTCCTCATCAAACTTCCAGATAAACTACTCCGTGAGGGTTTGTGGTGGCTGTTCATCATCATGGCCGTGCAAGGTGTCCACCACCACCTGGGGAGGATTCAAGCCTTCGTggtcctgctgctctgtttatcTGCAGCCGCCTCCTCTGAGAGGGACCGAAGTTACTATGACACCCTAAGTGTGGAGCCGACAACCACCGACGGTCAGATAAAGAAGGCTTTCCGCAAACTGGCGTTAAAGTACCACCCTGATAAGAGCAAGACTGCAGATGCAGAGAAGACCTTCAGAGAGATTGTAGAAGGTAAAACACGCTGCACTACAACTGCTTATTATCTAATTAAATATAAGTACAGACACAAAAGGtccatatctatatataaaaatagaatacaaacaacaacatataaAGACAATCATAGCAGCTCACAAATCTAAGGTTATTAGGTTGTTGTTAAAACACATGCGTGCATTTGTTCCAGTGTGTCtagaaacaaaaggaaaacctTGTGTCACTCTGTCGAGGGTCAGTTACaaggatagttcacccaaagcTGAATATTCACTTACAGGTGACAGGTACacaaaagtgaagtcaaagtgccttgatcgccacctggtggctggctgcagtataggtcataaaccctgcctccatGTTAATAAATGGAACATGAACCATACAAGAAAGTTAATTTGCACGTTTTTCTCAAAGaggatttctgtcattttagttagtTCTTATCCCagagatgtttgttcaagtgtccATCTCACTATTATCCTCATTTGAGGCTATAAAATGAGGCAGGATATTATGGGTTAATTCCTGAATAGTGGGAGGGAATGGAGAAGAGTGGTGCATCTTTGTGTACTTTCTATGCATTACACCATGAGGTGTTTCAATTAGTTTCAACCTCTTAAAAAAAATTTTATttggaaaatgcattttaacaaTCACTTGAGCTCTTTTAACCATTGTCTACTCTGTGTTAGTGCGCCTGTAGATTGCCACACATTCCATTTTACTCtttgcaatgacaataaaggaATCTACTTATCATTTTATCTATCGATTGATTGTTTTAACTTGGTGTATCTAATGAATTTGTACCTAATTGTAGATTCCCTGAAGTTAAAGTACCAGCTTtgtccccccctcctccagcctACTCCGTGCTCTCCaacaaggagaagaggagactcTACGACAGCCTGGGCCATGAGATGTATCTGGAGAATCAGGTGTTTACTGACGCTGAGGATGACACAGGTGCACACTTCAGTTTCTCCGACTCCTTCCATGACTTCAATGGTAGTCCCTTTGGGGAGGAGGAGCCCCAGTTCGTCTGGACCTTTCCTCAGGACTGGGAAGACGAGAATGGTCCATTTGAACATCCCAGCTTTGAGGGACCTGCAGGCTTCCATTTTTTATTCGAGGATATGGAAGAAAATGAGGAGGACGACTACTACTATGTAGTCTGAGATCTCTGTCCTGTGTATGACTGTTacgttttaatgtgttttcgTTTATTGATAACAAAGTCTCcatattaaattgtttattcTTATCCTTGCCCTGTATTCTGCGTCTTTTATGGGTTGGCTTCTGAGTTCAgtggttgtttttaatgtttgtggaTTTTCTGAGGTCATAAGGCCAACAGCTGAGTCACTGATTGGACGGTTAAAGACATTTTTACtccctgtgtgggtgtgtctagGGCACAGAGTTACTGACTAACGCACCATTTACTTATCTTTCCCTGCATCAGCACTTTAGATTTTGCACTGTTTTTTTACCCAATTTCTCTCAGGACTCAGCGTGCACCTTGACCCGGAGGATATCCTGTGCTGTCTCAGCAGTTGGAACGTAAGCGCTCCAAAGCCGACACAAGACAGAAAGAGCTTTGGgactttcagcacttttatagAGATTTAAGATTTCTACAAGCCAAAAACAGGAGACAGAAAACTATCAGGCTTTGACGATGATGGTAAGTGTgtctgaaaatgttgtttttatctctgGGTATCATGTGACAGCTTTTTACTCCAGGCAGTGTGCGTAATGTGAAGTTTTGTAAGTTTGAATGCGTACTAgatttcactgccctttgtatTGATAGTATTAACAGCTACATTCTTAACACAGGAAGAGGTGCAAGAAGGGGCTTCTGCTCCTAGTGTCCATGGTCATAACATCAAGGTGACAGAGGTGGTGATAGAAGGGGACACACTCACCTTTCTGATAGTTTCTCAAAAGGTGAGAAGTGATTCATGTACTTTAATACTTGAGTAAATCTAAATGAATACCTGAAAGATCATTCAGTTGATGTGCTTTAAAAAATGGTGGTCTCTGTGTGCCAGCTTTC
This genomic interval carries:
- the LOC133960752 gene encoding dnaJ homolog subfamily B member 9-like; translated protein: MAVQGVHHHLGRIQAFVVLLLCLSAAASSERDRSYYDTLSVEPTTTDGQIKKAFRKLALKYHPDKSKTADAEKTFREIVEAYSVLSNKEKRRLYDSLGHEMYLENQVFTDAEDDTGAHFSFSDSFHDFNGSPFGEEEPQFVWTFPQDWEDENGPFEHPSFEGPAGFHFLFEDMEENEEDDYYYVV